A genomic segment from Gracilinanus agilis isolate LMUSP501 chromosome 1, AgileGrace, whole genome shotgun sequence encodes:
- the TYRP1 gene encoding 5,6-dihydroxyindole-2-carboxylic acid oxidase: MGKRGHLFWMLWPLLLHQSYAQFPRECATLDALRSGECCPDLNLGPEPGTDSCGSSTGRGRCDAVTADSRPHGPQYPHDGRDDREAWPTRFFNRTCHCNGNFSGYNCGTCKPGWRGSTCDQRVITVRRNLLDLSTEERNRFIQALDMAKRTIHPHLVIATRRSEELLGTDGNTPQFENISIYNYFVWTHYYSVKKTFLGEGQESFGAVDFSHEGPAFLTWHRYHLLQLEKDMQEMLQDPTFALPYWNFATGGNTCDICTDNLMGSRSNFDFSLISPNSVFSQWRVLCESVEDYDTLGTLCNSTEGGPIRRNPAGNVARPMVQRLPAPQDVAQCLEVGLFDTPPFYSNSTNSFRNTVEGYSDPTGRYDPAVRSLHNLAHLFLNGTGGQTHLSPNDPIFVLLHTFTDAVFDEWLRRYNPDISIFPLENAPIGHNRQYNMVPFWPPVTNTEMFVTAPENLGYAYEVQWPSRAFNVTEIITMTVVAALILVAIVFVVTTCFIRARRNKDESNQPLLSDQYQRYAEEYEKLSNPSQTMV; the protein is encoded by the exons ATGGGAAAGAGAGGACATCTCTTTTGGATGCTTTGGCCACTGCTCCTTCACCAGAGTTATGCACAATTCCCACGGGAATGTGCTACCCTGGATGCACTGAGAAGTGGTGAATGTTGTCCAGATCTGAATCTGGGACCAGAGCCTGGGACAGACAGCTGTGGCTCATCAACTGGGCGGGGAAGGTGTGATGCAGTTACTGCTGATTCCAGACCCCATGGGCCCCAGTACCCACATGATGGCAGAGATGATCGTGAAGCCTGGCCTACTAGGTTCTTCAACAGGACCTGCCACTGCAATGGTAATTTCTCAGGATACAACTGTGGGACATGCAAACCTGGATGGAGAGGATCTACATGTGACCAAAGAGTCATTACAG tGAGGAGAAACCTACTAGATCTGAGTACAGAGGAAAGAAATCGTTTTATCCAAGCCCTCGACATGGCAAAGCGTACTATTCATCCCCATTTGGTCATAGCCACCAGGAGATCAGAAGAACTGCTGGGTACAGATGGCAATACACCACAATTTGAGAATATTTCCATTTATAACTATTTTGTGTGGACCCACTATTACTCAGTCAAAAAAACTTTCCTTGGGGAAGGGCAGGAGAGCTTTGGGGCTGTGGATTTTTCTCATGAAGGCCCAGCATTTCTCACCTGGCATAGGTACCACCTACTACAGCTGGAGAAAGATATGCAG GAGATGCTGCAAGATCCCACTTTTGCCCTTCCATACTGGAATTTTGCTACTGGAGGAAATACCTGTGATATCTGCACAGACAACTTGATGGGCTCCAGAAGTAACTTTGATTTTTCTCTAAtaagtccaaattctgtcttttcACAATGGCGAGTTTTGTGCGAATCTGTGGAAGATTATGATACTTTGGGAACCCTTTGTAACA GCACAGAAGGAGGACCTATTCGCAGAAACCCTGCTGGAAATGTAGCCAGGCCCATGGTGCAACGTCTCCCTGCACCACAGGATGTCGCTCAGTGCTTGGAAGTTGGTCTATTTGATACACCTCCTTTTTATTCCAATTCAACAAACAGTTTCCGAAACACAGTGGAAG GTTACAGTGATCCTACAGGGAGATATGATCCTGCAGTTCGAAGTCTTCATAATTTGGCTCATCTGTTTTTGAATGGAACAGGAGGACAAACTCATTTGTCTCCCAATGATCCTATTTTTGTTCTTCTACATACTTTCACTGATGCAGTTTTTGATGAATGGCTAAGGAGATATAATCCCG ATATATCAATATTTCCATTGGAGAATGCCCCTATTGGACACAACAGGCAATATAATATGGTGCCATTCTGGCCCCCAGTTACCAATACTGAAATGTTTGTTACTGCTCCAGAAAATCTGGGATATGCATATGAAGTTCAATGGCCAA GTCGAGCTTTCAATGTTACTGAAATAATTACTATGACAGTAGTAGCTGCCCTAATACTGGTGGCAATTGTCTTTGTTGTCACCACTTGTTTTATCCGGGCCAGAAGAAACAAAGATGAATCCAATCAACCTCTCCTCAGTGATCAATACCAACGATATGCAGAAGAATATGAAAAACTGTCAAATCCTAGTCAGACCATGGTATGA